One window from the genome of Metabacillus flavus encodes:
- a CDS encoding glycerol-3-phosphate dehydrogenase/oxidase has translation MSFSSLDREKQLEKMTTEQYDLFVIGGGITGAGIALDAASRGMKIGLAEMQDFAAGTSSRSTKLVHGGLRYLKQFEVKMVAEVGKERAIVYENGPHVTTPEWMLLPMHKGGTFGKFSTGIGLRVYDFLAGVKKSEWRTMLTADEVLEREPLVKKKDLLGGGRYVEYKTDDARLTIEVMKEAVRFGAEPVNYAKVDGLLYEKGKVIGVKILDTLTGKTYDVHARKIVNATGPWVDGLREKDHSKEGKHLQLTKGIHLVFDQSRFPLKQAVYFDTPDKRMVFAIPREGKTYVGTTDTVYKSDIAKPRMTEADRKYVVEAINYMFPSLEIKAEDVESSWAGLRPLIHEEGKDPSEISRKDEVWTSNSGLITIAGGKLTGYRKMAEHIVNLVAERLKNETGKDFGKCKTKNMPVSGGHVGGASSFQQFKKVKTEAGQKHGLTEQEAERLAQRYGSNVDQVLEILDSVKDEAARLNIPAYVLAAAEYAISEELAATPADFFVRRTGAVYFNIDWVRSYKEPVISYMASRLNWSEEQKRTYTEQLNEQIDYAVVPLAE, from the coding sequence ATGAGTTTTTCTAGTTTAGATAGAGAAAAGCAGCTTGAAAAAATGACAACCGAACAGTACGACCTGTTCGTTATAGGCGGAGGCATAACCGGTGCTGGCATTGCACTTGATGCTGCATCCAGAGGAATGAAAATCGGCCTAGCTGAAATGCAGGATTTTGCAGCAGGCACATCCAGCCGTTCCACTAAGCTAGTGCACGGAGGCTTAAGATACTTAAAGCAATTTGAAGTGAAAATGGTAGCGGAGGTTGGGAAAGAGCGCGCAATTGTTTATGAAAACGGCCCGCACGTAACAACACCTGAATGGATGCTGCTGCCGATGCATAAAGGCGGTACCTTCGGAAAATTTTCAACAGGCATTGGACTTCGTGTCTATGATTTTCTCGCAGGCGTTAAGAAAAGCGAATGGCGCACAATGCTGACAGCGGATGAAGTACTGGAAAGAGAACCGCTTGTCAAAAAGAAGGATCTGCTTGGCGGAGGCCGCTATGTAGAATACAAAACAGACGATGCACGCTTAACGATCGAAGTGATGAAAGAAGCCGTTCGATTTGGGGCAGAGCCGGTTAACTATGCAAAGGTCGATGGCCTTCTGTATGAAAAAGGCAAAGTAATCGGCGTCAAAATTCTGGATACATTAACGGGCAAAACGTATGACGTGCACGCCAGGAAAATTGTCAATGCAACAGGACCTTGGGTAGACGGTTTGAGAGAAAAAGATCATTCAAAAGAGGGGAAACACCTGCAGCTGACTAAAGGAATTCACCTTGTATTTGATCAATCCCGTTTTCCGTTGAAGCAGGCTGTCTATTTCGATACACCCGATAAACGGATGGTATTTGCCATTCCGCGCGAAGGCAAGACTTATGTAGGAACGACCGACACTGTCTATAAAAGCGACATTGCAAAGCCGAGAATGACAGAGGCAGACCGCAAATACGTGGTGGAAGCCATCAACTACATGTTCCCGAGCCTGGAAATTAAAGCGGAAGATGTTGAATCCAGCTGGGCAGGATTACGCCCGCTTATTCATGAAGAAGGAAAAGATCCATCCGAAATCTCCAGAAAAGATGAGGTTTGGACTTCCAATTCCGGTCTTATTACCATTGCAGGCGGGAAGCTGACTGGCTACCGCAAAATGGCGGAGCATATTGTGAACCTTGTAGCTGAACGCTTGAAAAACGAAACCGGAAAAGATTTCGGCAAATGCAAAACGAAAAACATGCCGGTATCCGGAGGCCATGTAGGCGGCGCATCCAGCTTCCAGCAATTTAAGAAAGTCAAAACAGAAGCAGGGCAAAAACATGGTTTGACTGAACAGGAAGCTGAGCGGCTTGCTCAGCGCTACGGTTCAAACGTGGACCAGGTTCTTGAAATCCTGGACAGTGTGAAGGACGAGGCAGCACGCCTTAACATTCCGGCCTACGTTCTTGCTGCTGCAGAATACGCAATCTCGGAAGAACTAGCAGCAACACCCGCTGACTTCTTCGTGAGACGTACAGGTGCCGTTTATTTCAATATTGACTGGGTTAGAAGCTATAAAGAACCGGTAATTAGCTACATGGCCAGCCGCCTTAACTGGTCAGAAGAGCAAAAACGGACTTACACTGAGCAATTGAATGAGCAAATTGATTACGCAGTGGTACCACTCGCTGAATAA
- a CDS encoding phospho-sugar mutase, producing the protein MNWTQSYERWKNQTNLDPELLDLLVSFKDDEKQLEDCFYKDLEFGTGGMRGEIGPGTNRMNIYTVRKASEGLAKYIESFGEEAKKRGVAIAYDSRHKSPEFAMEAAKTLATHGIQTYVFDELRPTPELSFAVRELNAFSGIVLTASHNPPEYNGYKVYGEDGGQLPPAAADEVISKVNELEDELSIQVKDEESLKEAGLIKIIGEEIDEKYTQRLTTISVNPELSKEVDVKVVFTPLHGTANKPVRRGLAALGYENVTIVKEQELPDPNFSTVKSPNPEEHAAFELAIRDGEAAGADILIATDPDADRLGIAVKNEADEYVVLTGNQTGAILLHYLLSEKKAKGILPDNGIVLKTIVTSEIGREVASSFNLETVDTLTGFKFIGEKIREYEESGEYTFQFGYEESYGYLIGDFARDKDAIQAALLAVEVCAFYKKKGMTLYQGLLEIFSTYGYFKEGLKSLTLKGKEGAEQIQDILSTFRSNPPAEIAGKKVTVVEDYKTSERQLNVSGEKEEIDLPKSNVLKYFLEDGTWFCLRPSGTEPKIKFYFAVKGTSLDDAEQRLAHVEKSVMEVVEEIITNKAGK; encoded by the coding sequence ATGAACTGGACACAAAGCTATGAGCGCTGGAAAAACCAAACCAATCTTGACCCTGAATTATTGGATCTGCTTGTCAGTTTCAAAGATGATGAAAAACAGCTGGAGGATTGCTTCTACAAGGATCTTGAGTTTGGTACGGGCGGTATGCGCGGGGAAATAGGACCGGGCACAAACCGGATGAACATTTATACAGTTCGAAAAGCTTCCGAAGGCTTGGCAAAATACATAGAATCTTTCGGTGAGGAAGCGAAAAAAAGAGGCGTGGCAATCGCATACGATTCCCGTCATAAATCTCCTGAGTTTGCAATGGAAGCTGCGAAAACGCTTGCGACACATGGCATTCAAACATACGTATTTGATGAGCTTCGCCCGACTCCTGAGCTGAGCTTCGCTGTTCGCGAACTGAATGCATTTTCAGGAATCGTTTTAACGGCAAGCCACAACCCGCCTGAATATAACGGCTACAAAGTATATGGCGAAGACGGCGGCCAGCTTCCGCCTGCTGCGGCAGATGAAGTCATTTCAAAGGTGAACGAGCTTGAGGATGAGCTTTCCATCCAGGTTAAGGATGAAGAGAGCCTGAAAGAAGCCGGTCTGATCAAAATCATCGGTGAAGAAATTGATGAGAAATATACTCAAAGGCTGACGACGATTTCTGTGAATCCTGAGCTTTCTAAAGAGGTAGACGTAAAGGTAGTTTTCACACCTCTTCACGGAACGGCAAACAAACCGGTGCGGAGAGGACTCGCAGCACTTGGATATGAAAATGTAACAATCGTGAAGGAGCAGGAGCTTCCTGATCCGAACTTTTCAACTGTTAAGTCTCCTAATCCGGAAGAGCATGCGGCATTTGAATTGGCGATCCGCGATGGAGAAGCAGCAGGAGCTGACATCCTGATTGCAACTGATCCGGATGCAGACCGCCTTGGGATTGCTGTTAAAAACGAAGCGGATGAATACGTCGTTTTGACAGGAAATCAAACAGGTGCGATACTGCTTCACTACTTACTGTCCGAGAAAAAAGCAAAAGGCATTCTTCCGGACAATGGCATTGTGCTTAAAACAATCGTAACCTCCGAAATCGGCCGTGAAGTGGCATCCTCCTTCAATCTAGAAACGGTGGATACACTAACCGGGTTCAAATTCATCGGAGAAAAAATCCGTGAATACGAAGAGTCCGGCGAGTATACGTTCCAGTTCGGCTATGAGGAAAGCTATGGCTACCTAATCGGCGATTTTGCACGTGATAAAGATGCCATCCAGGCTGCATTGCTTGCTGTTGAAGTATGTGCTTTCTATAAAAAGAAAGGCATGACGCTGTATCAGGGTCTGCTTGAGATTTTCTCCACATACGGCTACTTCAAGGAAGGCTTGAAGTCCTTGACGCTGAAAGGAAAAGAAGGCGCTGAGCAGATTCAGGATATCCTTTCAACCTTCCGTTCGAATCCGCCTGCTGAAATAGCCGGCAAAAAGGTAACGGTTGTGGAAGACTACAAAACGAGTGAAAGACAGCTGAACGTCTCCGGTGAAAAAGAAGAAATTGATCTTCCGAAGTCCAACGTTCTGAAATATTTCCTTGAAGATGGAACGTGGTTCTGTCTTCGCCCATCCGGTACGGAGCCTAAAATCAAATTCTACTTCGCTGTTAAAGGGACTTCCCTTGACGATGCTGAGCAGCGCCTTGCGCATGTTGAAAAGTCCGTAATGGAAGTGGTTGAAGAGATTATTACGAATAAAGCAGGGAAATAA
- a CDS encoding DUF2294 domain-containing protein codes for MPYTTKKKLEADVSEALIKFQRELIGRGPQEAKTYILRDMVITRFKGVLTVEEKHLVERDDGRKLVKHMRQLLREMYSQKFEEIIEGLTGSKVLSSHSDISTKTGERIEVFIMDKDLERIVEAACPSQGE; via the coding sequence TTGCCTTATACAACGAAAAAGAAACTGGAAGCGGACGTAAGTGAAGCCTTAATTAAATTTCAGCGCGAACTGATCGGCAGAGGTCCTCAGGAAGCAAAGACCTATATTCTTCGGGATATGGTCATCACCCGCTTTAAAGGGGTCCTGACAGTTGAGGAAAAACACCTTGTCGAACGGGATGACGGCCGAAAGCTCGTCAAGCATATGAGGCAGCTGCTCAGGGAAATGTACAGTCAAAAATTCGAAGAAATCATTGAGGGTCTTACCGGCTCCAAGGTGCTTTCAAGTCATAGCGACATCAGTACAAAAACCGGTGAGCGCATTGAAGTGTTTATTATGGATAAAGATTTGGAACGGATCGTTGAAGCAGCGTGTCCTTCACAGGGGGAGTAA
- a CDS encoding potassium-transporting ATPase subunit F: protein MIFLLILVLGLSAYLIDALIHPEKY, encoded by the coding sequence ATGATCTTTTTATTAATCCTCGTACTTGGTTTGTCAGCATATTTAATTGATGCCCTTATTCATCCTGAAAAATATTAA
- the kdpA gene encoding potassium-transporting ATPase subunit KdpA codes for MDFVQMGIVLLLVVLLAIPMGKYIARAFSLEETKLDRVFGFEKIIYKLSGIKLSSMTWKQYAIAALLSNIAMFAITYLVVRLQHVLPGNPSGIAAMDPFLSFNTISSFLTNTNLQHYSGESGLSYLSQMMVIMYLMFTTPATGLAICIAFFRGLTGQKSMGNFYVDLVRAHTRILIPLSIVVGLVLVSQGVPQTLSGTVNAETLEGAQQQIARGPVAALESIKHLGTNGGGFFGVNSAHPFENPNPFTNVLEILSMFLIPASLPFAFGHMAKSRKQGWILFSSMGIIFLAFLATAYFAESNGNPALANIGLSQENGSMEGKEVRFGIAQSALFTTVTTAATTGTVNNMHDTLTPLGGMVPLGLMMLNNIFGGDGVGTINILMYAILGVFLAGLMVGRTPEFLGRKIEAKEMKLIAITILVHPLIILVPSAIALATEMGSSAISNPGFHGISQVVYEFTSSAANNGSGFEGLGDNTPFWNISTGVVMLLGRYLSIIAMLAAAGSLLSKKPVPETLGTFKTDNMTFMTILIFTVIVVGALTFFPVLALGPIAEWLTIAN; via the coding sequence ATGGATTTTGTTCAAATGGGAATTGTCCTGCTGCTTGTTGTGCTGCTGGCTATTCCGATGGGGAAATATATTGCACGCGCCTTTTCGCTAGAAGAGACGAAGCTGGACCGGGTGTTCGGCTTTGAGAAAATCATATATAAGTTATCCGGAATAAAGCTTTCATCTATGACTTGGAAGCAATATGCGATTGCCGCTTTGCTTTCCAACATTGCGATGTTTGCCATCACCTATCTCGTTGTTAGACTGCAGCACGTTCTGCCGGGAAACCCAAGCGGAATTGCAGCCATGGACCCGTTTTTATCCTTTAATACGATTTCAAGCTTTTTAACAAATACGAACCTTCAGCACTACAGCGGTGAGTCTGGATTATCGTACCTGTCGCAGATGATGGTTATTATGTATTTGATGTTTACGACGCCTGCTACAGGGCTCGCCATTTGTATCGCATTCTTTAGAGGCCTGACAGGGCAAAAGAGCATGGGGAACTTTTACGTAGACCTTGTTCGTGCACATACACGAATCCTGATTCCGCTTTCGATAGTGGTTGGTCTTGTTTTAGTAAGCCAGGGCGTTCCGCAAACGCTAAGCGGTACAGTAAATGCCGAAACACTTGAAGGCGCCCAGCAGCAAATTGCGAGGGGGCCGGTTGCGGCACTTGAATCTATCAAGCACTTAGGTACAAACGGAGGAGGATTCTTTGGAGTCAACTCTGCCCATCCATTTGAAAACCCGAATCCATTTACAAACGTTTTAGAAATTCTTTCGATGTTCCTGATTCCGGCATCTTTGCCATTTGCCTTTGGACATATGGCGAAAAGCCGCAAGCAGGGATGGATCCTGTTCAGCTCAATGGGCATCATTTTCCTAGCCTTCCTGGCTACCGCCTATTTTGCTGAAAGTAACGGAAACCCAGCGCTTGCAAACATCGGACTTTCCCAGGAAAACGGAAGCATGGAGGGGAAAGAGGTTCGATTTGGAATTGCCCAAAGTGCCCTGTTTACAACGGTAACAACGGCAGCAACTACAGGAACAGTTAACAATATGCATGATACGCTGACTCCGCTTGGCGGAATGGTTCCGCTTGGATTGATGATGCTGAACAACATCTTCGGCGGTGACGGTGTCGGTACGATCAATATACTGATGTATGCGATTCTCGGTGTTTTCCTCGCTGGACTGATGGTTGGACGAACGCCAGAATTCCTCGGCAGAAAAATTGAAGCAAAAGAAATGAAGCTGATCGCGATTACCATTCTTGTTCATCCGCTGATCATTCTTGTTCCATCGGCCATCGCTTTGGCTACCGAAATGGGCTCATCAGCGATTTCCAATCCAGGATTCCACGGAATTTCACAGGTAGTGTATGAATTCACTTCATCTGCTGCGAATAATGGATCTGGATTTGAAGGACTGGGCGATAACACGCCGTTCTGGAATATTTCCACTGGTGTTGTGATGCTGCTTGGACGCTACTTGTCCATTATTGCCATGCTTGCTGCCGCCGGATCACTTCTCAGCAAGAAGCCGGTGCCGGAAACGCTTGGAACATTTAAAACCGACAATATGACGTTTATGACGATTCTTATATTCACAGTTATTGTTGTTGGAGCCCTTACATTCTTCCCGGTGCTTGCACTAGGACCGATTGCAGAATGGCTGACGATTGCGAACTAA
- the kdpB gene encoding potassium-transporting ATPase subunit KdpB, which produces MNTKRKATMTNDIVKQASIDAFKKLNPMTMAKNPVMFVVEIGFIVTLILTLAPSLFGPGESAGYNGIVSIILFITILFANFAEALAEGRGKAQADSLKKTKQDTKAKLLQKDGSYKSVSSTDLRKGDIVLVEANELIPSDGEIIEGVSAIDESAITGESAPVIKESGGDFSSVTGGTKVISDAIKIKITTDPGESFLDRMIGLVEGAKRQKTPNEIALNTLLVSLTLIFLIVCATLLPISSYVDAAVPIATLIALLVCLIPTTIGGLLSAIGIAGMDRVTQFNVIAMSGKAVEAAGDINTIILDKTGTITHGNRMAAEFVAVGGTSKTELNRVAMETSLFDETPEGRSVIELARKQGALEEKRDGAEGVEFKAETRMSGTDFATGRKVRKGAVDAIKEYVKDQGGTIPSDLDDQTTMIATEGGTPLAVADGSRILGLIYLKDTVKPGMRERFDELRKMGIKTVMCTGDNPLTAATIAREAGVDDFIAEAKPEDKIAVIKKEQAEGKLVAMTGDGTNDAPALAQADVGLAMNSGTIAAKEAANMVDLDSDPTKIIEVVAIGKQLLMTRGALTTFSIANDIAKYFAIIPAMFMLAIPQMQALNIMQLDSPQSAILSALIFNAIIIPLLIPLAMKGVKYIPMSATKLLNRNLFIYGFGGVVAPFVGIKIIDMILSVF; this is translated from the coding sequence ATGAATACGAAGCGGAAAGCGACGATGACAAATGATATTGTCAAACAGGCTTCAATCGATGCCTTTAAAAAATTAAATCCAATGACGATGGCGAAAAACCCCGTAATGTTCGTAGTGGAAATCGGCTTTATCGTCACGCTCATCCTAACACTGGCTCCTAGCCTGTTCGGTCCTGGGGAAAGCGCCGGCTATAACGGGATTGTCAGCATCATCCTGTTCATAACAATTCTTTTTGCAAATTTTGCTGAAGCGTTAGCGGAAGGACGGGGAAAGGCTCAAGCGGATTCGCTGAAAAAAACGAAACAGGACACGAAAGCAAAGCTTCTTCAAAAGGATGGTTCTTACAAGTCAGTCAGCTCCACAGATTTGCGGAAAGGCGACATTGTCCTAGTTGAAGCGAACGAGCTGATTCCAAGTGACGGAGAAATTATTGAAGGGGTATCGGCAATTGATGAATCAGCCATTACCGGAGAATCTGCTCCTGTTATTAAAGAATCAGGCGGCGATTTCAGCTCCGTGACGGGCGGAACAAAAGTCATCAGTGACGCTATTAAGATAAAAATCACAACAGACCCGGGTGAATCATTTCTTGACCGGATGATCGGACTTGTCGAAGGGGCGAAACGCCAAAAAACACCGAATGAAATTGCACTGAATACATTGCTTGTCAGCTTGACCCTGATTTTCCTGATTGTTTGTGCAACACTGCTTCCAATCTCATCTTATGTGGATGCAGCCGTTCCAATTGCGACCTTGATTGCTTTGCTGGTCTGTCTCATTCCAACGACCATCGGCGGCTTGCTTTCCGCGATTGGGATTGCTGGAATGGACCGGGTAACGCAGTTTAATGTCATTGCGATGTCTGGGAAAGCAGTAGAGGCTGCCGGGGACATCAACACAATTATCCTCGATAAAACCGGAACGATTACACACGGAAACCGGATGGCTGCTGAGTTTGTGGCCGTTGGAGGAACAAGCAAAACAGAATTGAACAGAGTAGCGATGGAAACCTCTCTTTTCGATGAAACACCGGAAGGCCGCTCTGTGATCGAGCTTGCGAGAAAGCAGGGAGCTTTGGAAGAAAAACGGGATGGCGCTGAAGGAGTCGAGTTTAAAGCGGAGACCCGGATGAGCGGAACGGATTTCGCTACAGGAAGAAAGGTAAGAAAAGGGGCCGTTGATGCAATAAAGGAATATGTAAAAGATCAAGGCGGAACGATTCCATCCGATCTTGATGACCAAACCACGATGATCGCAACAGAGGGCGGAACTCCGCTTGCAGTTGCAGACGGAAGTCGCATTTTGGGCTTAATTTACTTAAAAGATACCGTGAAACCAGGTATGAGAGAACGGTTTGATGAGCTTCGCAAAATGGGAATCAAAACAGTCATGTGTACAGGGGATAACCCGCTTACAGCCGCTACAATTGCCCGCGAAGCAGGAGTGGATGACTTCATTGCAGAAGCAAAGCCTGAAGACAAAATTGCTGTCATTAAAAAAGAACAAGCGGAAGGAAAATTGGTCGCAATGACCGGAGATGGAACGAATGACGCACCTGCACTTGCCCAAGCAGACGTGGGTCTTGCCATGAACAGCGGAACCATCGCCGCGAAAGAAGCAGCCAATATGGTCGATCTTGATTCAGATCCAACGAAAATCATTGAAGTCGTGGCCATCGGCAAACAATTGCTCATGACCCGCGGAGCGCTGACAACTTTCAGTATCGCCAATGACATTGCGAAATACTTTGCCATTATCCCTGCCATGTTTATGCTTGCGATTCCTCAAATGCAGGCGCTGAACATTATGCAGCTTGATTCACCGCAAAGCGCGATTCTTTCTGCTCTAATCTTTAATGCAATCATCATTCCGCTGCTCATCCCGCTTGCAATGAAAGGCGTCAAATACATTCCGATGAGCGCAACGAAGCTATTAAACCGCAACCTATTTATTTATGGATTCGGCGGTGTCGTCGCTCCGTTCGTTGGAATTAAAATCATTGATATGATTCTATCTGTTTTTTAA
- the kdpC gene encoding potassium-transporting ATPase subunit KdpC: MFKNIRIALVLLVICGIGYPLLMTGIAQAVMPAKADGSLIEKDGKVIGSELIGQTFKDPSYFTGRVSSIENNAAGSGSGNYAPSNADMIERTKKDIAAFLNANPDVKKSDIPADLLTNSGSGLDPHISPMAAEIQIPRISKLRNLDENELKDMIKKHTEGRQFGLFGEPRVNVLELNMELGQKK; this comes from the coding sequence ATGTTTAAAAATATACGAATTGCCCTAGTCCTTCTTGTAATCTGCGGCATTGGCTATCCGCTGCTGATGACAGGAATTGCACAAGCCGTCATGCCGGCGAAAGCGGATGGAAGTCTGATTGAGAAAGATGGAAAGGTTATCGGCTCAGAGCTGATTGGACAGACGTTTAAAGATCCTTCCTACTTTACAGGACGTGTTTCTTCTATAGAAAACAATGCAGCAGGTTCCGGATCAGGGAACTATGCACCATCAAATGCGGATATGATTGAGCGTACGAAAAAAGATATCGCAGCCTTTCTAAATGCGAATCCGGATGTAAAGAAAAGCGATATTCCGGCAGACCTGCTGACCAACTCAGGCTCCGGACTGGACCCGCACATTTCACCGATGGCAGCAGAAATTCAGATTCCGAGAATCTCCAAGCTTCGCAATCTGGATGAAAACGAGCTGAAAGATATGATAAAAAAACATACAGAAGGCCGCCAGTTTGGGCTGTTCGGCGAGCCAAGAGTCAATGTGCTGGAACTGAACATGGAGCTTGGTCAGAAAAAGTAA
- a CDS encoding universal stress protein, with amino-acid sequence MADQYRRKSPEELLDSISKLHRGRLKIILGAVSGAGKTYHMLLEGHSLKKKGLDVVIGVIGRGENRPKTEEKIGTLETVLPIQWRRGDSIRYDLDLKRLIERNPEVVLVDNLAKRNRPGAENPSRLDDVLELLEHGISVITTLNIYELSGARQVAEKLTGIKVKIEECLPEDTLTRADEVKLLDVPPEAILKRLQEGCPEGLYGELFSQGSLTALRELALRFLAGEVGEDLEEYREKQGLIGASGASERILVTAQYHWNGSILIRRGHQIAKRLGGTLNVVCFIPHNRSITSEQAAFKRSMKKLTEKLEGKFEELPLLNEDAPSAIVSYATRKNITRIVMGHSKKSVWEERIQGSVVNKILRHTRNIDIFLVPDRTEAEGERLLPAKQSELPVNPFRRLSADEMADEISKIRRGTLKIYIGAAPGVGKTYTMLREANELKKEGIDIAIGLLETHGRKETEEQVGELELIPRKQIPYKNVVLEEMDTAAIIKRNPEVVLVDELAHTNVPFSKYLKRYEDVEEILEAGISVISTVNIQHLESLNDSVEQITGVRVRETIPDRVLTAADEIELIDISPKALRQRMREGNIYAREKVEQSLQNFFKTGNLIALRELALREVADDVDERLESLERSQTMRGPWRKQETIFVCINLRPESERLIRRGFRISYRLKAKWYVMFVKGPAPLSMEEEALLKKARMLTERLSGVFLLRETKESGKVVQNIVIQLIDKKATQLIVGHTSRSRVEELWKGRVVQNLLKETRNYDVLVVANPTDSAKG; translated from the coding sequence ATGGCCGATCAATATAGACGAAAATCACCTGAGGAGCTTCTGGACTCCATTTCCAAACTCCATCGCGGCCGTCTGAAAATCATATTAGGAGCGGTAAGCGGTGCGGGAAAAACGTATCACATGCTGCTTGAAGGCCATTCTTTGAAGAAAAAAGGGCTGGACGTCGTGATCGGTGTCATCGGCAGAGGGGAAAATCGCCCGAAAACAGAAGAAAAAATCGGAACGCTTGAAACGGTTCTTCCCATCCAATGGCGCCGCGGAGACAGCATTCGCTATGACTTGGATCTGAAGCGTCTCATTGAACGGAACCCTGAGGTGGTACTCGTCGATAATCTGGCAAAAAGAAACCGCCCCGGAGCGGAAAATCCAAGCAGGCTGGACGATGTACTCGAGCTCCTTGAGCACGGAATCAGTGTCATCACCACCTTAAATATTTATGAACTGAGCGGTGCCAGGCAGGTAGCCGAAAAGCTTACGGGCATTAAAGTGAAAATTGAGGAATGCCTTCCAGAGGACACCTTAACCAGGGCAGACGAAGTCAAGCTTCTCGATGTTCCGCCTGAAGCCATTTTGAAAAGGCTTCAGGAGGGATGCCCGGAAGGTCTGTACGGGGAATTGTTCAGTCAGGGGAGCCTGACCGCTTTGCGTGAGCTTGCTCTTCGTTTTTTGGCAGGGGAAGTGGGAGAGGATCTAGAGGAATACCGGGAAAAACAAGGGCTGATCGGAGCCTCCGGTGCCTCGGAGCGAATCCTCGTCACAGCGCAATATCACTGGAACGGCTCAATCTTAATCAGAAGAGGGCACCAGATAGCCAAACGGCTCGGGGGAACTCTGAACGTCGTTTGCTTTATCCCGCACAACCGGTCGATCACCTCCGAGCAGGCGGCCTTTAAACGATCGATGAAAAAACTGACAGAGAAACTGGAAGGGAAATTCGAGGAGCTGCCGCTTTTAAATGAAGATGCCCCTTCAGCCATCGTTTCCTATGCAACGAGGAAAAACATCACCCGGATTGTAATGGGCCATTCCAAAAAGAGTGTATGGGAAGAGCGAATCCAGGGATCGGTTGTGAATAAGATTCTTCGCCATACGCGGAATATCGATATTTTCCTTGTCCCAGACAGGACCGAAGCTGAAGGAGAGCGGCTCCTGCCTGCTAAGCAGTCGGAGCTTCCCGTTAATCCTTTTAGGCGGCTCTCAGCAGATGAAATGGCCGATGAAATCAGTAAAATCCGGCGGGGGACGCTGAAAATTTATATCGGTGCCGCACCGGGTGTCGGTAAAACATACACAATGCTAAGGGAAGCGAATGAGCTGAAAAAAGAAGGAATCGACATTGCCATCGGTCTCCTCGAAACCCATGGACGCAAGGAAACCGAGGAGCAGGTAGGAGAACTTGAGCTTATACCGAGAAAACAGATTCCTTACAAAAATGTCGTCTTAGAGGAAATGGATACAGCCGCGATTATCAAGCGGAATCCTGAAGTTGTCCTTGTCGATGAACTCGCTCATACCAATGTCCCGTTCAGCAAGTATTTGAAGCGGTACGAGGATGTTGAAGAAATTCTTGAAGCGGGAATATCGGTTATTTCCACAGTGAACATTCAGCACCTGGAATCTCTGAATGACAGTGTTGAGCAAATAACAGGGGTGAGAGTACGTGAAACGATTCCGGATCGGGTGTTAACCGCTGCGGATGAAATCGAACTGATTGATATCTCCCCGAAAGCCCTCAGGCAGCGGATGAGGGAAGGAAACATATACGCCCGGGAAAAAGTCGAGCAGTCGCTTCAGAATTTTTTCAAAACCGGCAACCTGATTGCGCTGAGAGAACTTGCGCTAAGGGAAGTAGCCGATGACGTAGATGAAAGGCTTGAATCATTAGAGCGAAGCCAAACAATGCGGGGGCCATGGAGAAAGCAGGAAACGATTTTCGTCTGCATCAATCTCCGTCCCGAAAGCGAAAGACTGATTCGAAGAGGCTTCCGCATTTCCTACCGGCTTAAAGCGAAATGGTATGTGATGTTTGTAAAAGGTCCGGCACCTCTTTCAATGGAAGAGGAAGCCCTTTTGAAAAAAGCCAGGATGCTGACCGAGCGTCTCAGTGGAGTCTTTTTGCTGCGGGAAACAAAAGAGTCCGGGAAAGTCGTCCAGAATATCGTCATCCAGCTGATTGATAAAAAAGCGACTCAGCTCATCGTCGGACACACCTCCAGATCAAGGGTGGAAGAGCTATGGAAAGGGCGGGTCGTCCAAAATCTGCTAAAAGAAACAAGAAATTATGATGTTCTTGTTGTTGCAAATCCAACCGACTCAGCTAAAGGATAG